The window TGTTTTCCCTGGTCTGCTGCATACAGTTCCAGGAGATTATCAAAATTTGTAGTTAGTACTAGGGCCCCATTTTCTATCAAGTGGAGAACTGACTGCAGTAGCTGTTTTCCAGAATCTTCCATCTTTGACTCTAGGTCATCAAATACTTCATATAAACAGTCTTTGAAAAATGTAGATCGAACATTATGGGACGAGGAGAGAGTTTCTGAATAAGGTCATGGGCAACATggacaagattcttatcttcatggAGACATTTCTGAAACTTTTTGCTTTCCTCATCTTCTAAAAGATCAAAATCAATGGCAGCATCCAACAAAGCCTGAATTAACCCCTTCCAGGATTTCAGGGCTGGAACCTGAGGCGTGACTGCAGCACTGATGCCTGTTCCAATCACCAGCACAAGTTCCCGGGGCTTCTTAGTTTTCAAGCTCGGAAGCAGCTTCCTGggctttttggtggggggggttcGCCATCACTGAAGAATCCAAAAATCTCGTCTATATCAGAGGCCTGGCTCCCTGTAGAAGCCATCCAGTTTCGCATCCCTTCCAAATGCCACCACTCcagctacttttctttttatggtaGTTAGTGAAATTACTATTTGAAAGCTTTCAGTGATCTGATTGGGGCTCAAGGTATCCTTCCCAGGCATGtacaggccctaggttcagtcctcagtactgcaaaataaGATAGAAAGAAGActgtgtaactcctctgaacaactaacaatttaacaaaatgatgcAAAAGGGTAAAGGGGAAGAGGGCAAATGAATGGAGAGAAAGGACCTGTGAATACAGCCATTATATCAAATGTACATAGGTGAAAATGCAATCAAATAACTTGAAGATATGGATGGGATTgggaagatgggagagaatgatggaagggtgatGCTGTTCATGATGCATTATACTGTATTTAATCTGACTTGTTGAGttaaaacccttttgtacaactacttaaagaacaatatttttttaaactcaccGAGGAACAGAAAGCAGGGTTTTAAGTTTGCTAATTTAAATAATTCAGTTTTTAATTGTCATAGTTTAAGCTTGTTGTCAGAGTTATCAAATTATAGAcacaaaatttgtgtgtgtgtatgtgtgtgtgtgtgtgtgtgtgtgtgtgtgtgtgcatgcctgcctgcacacacatgcaggtactgggacttgaactcaggggctggccatctaatttgtttttttctcacaaggctaggattatagatgtgctccactggtgcccagtttaggGCCCAGAATATTCTTAAAAGcaaaaactatttttaagtgccaaaggtatggctcaaatgatagaatacttACCTAATAAGCACTAAGttcaaggctctcagttcaaactacagtgtgtgtgtgtgtgtgtgtgtgtgtgtgtgtgtgtgtgtgtgtatgtgagagagagagagaaagaggtctGGCTGCAACATTTGTCACCCATTGAACACAgggttgtatgtatatatgaacgaataaaataaaatactttgcatatgcattaatatatttgtgttttgtcTG is drawn from Perognathus longimembris pacificus isolate PPM17 chromosome 10, ASM2315922v1, whole genome shotgun sequence and contains these coding sequences:
- the LOC125358593 gene encoding LOW QUALITY PROTEIN: protein FAM118B-like (The sequence of the model RefSeq protein was modified relative to this genomic sequence to represent the inferred CDS: inserted 1 base in 1 codon; deleted 2 bases in 1 codon), encoding MASTGSQASDIDEIFGFFSDGEPPTKKPRKLLPSLKTKKPRELVLVIGTGISAAVTPQVPALKSWKGLIQALLDAAIDFDLLEDEESKKFQKCLHEDKNLVHVAHDLIQKLSPRXHNVRSTFFKDCLYEVFDDLESKMEDSGKQLLQSVLHLIENGALVLTTNFDNLLELYAADQGKQLESLDLTDEKKVLEWAQEKRKLSVLHIHGIYTNPSGTVLHPAGYQKVLRNTEVMREIQKLYENKSFRFLGCGWTVDDTTFQALFLEGVKHKSDLEHFMLVWRGDVDEFKKLQENMLDKGIKVISYGNDYADLPEYFKWLTSEISTRGRSAGMVREGQLNGSSAAHSEIRGCST